Proteins encoded in a region of the Nicotiana tomentosiformis chromosome 9, ASM39032v3, whole genome shotgun sequence genome:
- the LOC138899279 gene encoding uncharacterized protein encodes MSYVEVDWKKEKSKRRNRKKEPVHDKKKYNKGLSKAMVATWEDSSDEDIDDDDEQSLIAIQESEDEPDKESDIKLISENLKLKLGTGKEIARDEQLKLEDDLRKVKDELYKKDEKVRFLKEELAKVQVKKSSQIWYTDSGGNVSFGNGKKGEIIRVRKVGKSDSHSIENVYLIDGLKYNLISVSQLCDRENMIAFTFTKYFVINLTTNKIVLQGKRVNNIYVVDLSTLSDNELTCLSVLDSDLLLWHKRLGHASLSQLNKLVSKDLVIGRPNIKLKEDNVCEACARGKQVRSSFKSKKMVSTTRTIELVRMDPCGP; translated from the exons ATGTCCTATGTGGAAGTTGATTGGAAAAAGGAGAAATCTAAAAGAAGAAATAGAAAGAAGGAACCTGTTCATGATAAGAAGAAATACAACAAAGGGCTATCCAAAGCAATGGTTGCTACTTGGGAAGACAGTTCAGATGAGgacattgatgatgatgatgaacaaTCCCTTATAGCAATTCAAGAATCTGAAGATGAACCTGATAAAGAATCTGACATAA AACTTATATCTGAAAATCTAAAGTTAAAGTTAGGAACAGGAAAGGAAATAGCCAGAGATGAACAACTCAAACTAGAGGATGACTTAAGGAAGGTTAAAGATGAGCTATACAAAAAGGATGAAAAGGTAAGATTTCTAAAAGAGGAGTTGGCAAAG gtccaagtgaaaaagagcagccaaatatggtacactgatagtg gaggtaatgtttcctttggaaatggaaagaaaggtgagatcattagAGTTAGGAAGGTTGGAAAATCTGACTCTCACTCAATTGAGAATGTCTACCTTATAGATGGACTGAAATACAACCTGATAAGTGTttcacaactgtgtgatagagaAAACATGATAGCTTTCACCTTTACAAAATACTTTGTGATAAATCTTACCACTAACAAaatagttttgcagggaaaaagagtgaataaCATATATGTGGTTGATCTGTCCACGctttcagataatgaactcacttgcttaagtgtgttggacagtGATCTCCTCCTTTGGcataagagacttggacatgcaagtctgagtcaactcaacaaactagtctctaaggacttggtgatagggcgACCTAACATTAAGTTAAAGGAAGATAatgtttgtgaggcttgtgcaagggggaagcaagtaagatcctctttcaaaagtAAGAAAATGGTGAGTACTACTAGGACAATAGAACTGGTCCGTATGGATCCATGTGGACCATGA
- the LOC138899280 gene encoding uncharacterized protein, with the protein MDPLKYIFQKPMPTGKLAKWKILLSEFDIIYVTQKAVKGQALADHLAENPVDGEYKPLKTYFPDEEVSFVGEEITEAYDGWRMFFDGAANFKGVGIEVFLVSEIGQHYPELLVIKDSDLLMHQVLGEWATENTKILPYLHCVQELIKRFTKIEFKHVPRIQNEFANTLATLDSMIQHPDKNFIKPIPIGIHKHPSYCAHIEEANNGNPWFHDIKEYLERGEYPEHTTHTQKRRFED; encoded by the exons atggatccgctaaaatacatctttcagaaacccatgcctacgggaaaACTAGCAAAGTGGAAGATATTGCTAAGTGAGTTTGATATCATCTATGTAACccagaaggcagtcaaagggcaagcattagccgatcacttggcagaaaatcccgtagacggagaatacaAACCATTGAAAACATATTTTCCCGACGAGGAGGTATCATTTGTGGGAGAAGAAATTACCGAGGCGtacgatggttggaggatgttcttcgatggagcagcgaacttcaaaggagtgggtatcgaAGTTTTCTTAGTGTCAGAAAtcggtcaacattatccg GAGTTGCTGGTAATCAAAGATTCAGATCTATTGATGCACCaagttctaggagaatgggctacggagaataccaaaatattgccatacttgcattgtgtacaagagttgatcaagagattcacaaagatagagttcaagcatgttccaaggattcagaatgagtttgcaAATACATTAGCCACTTTAgactccatgatacaacacccagacaagaatttcatcaaacctatcccaataggaattcataagcatcCATCTTATTGTGCTCATATTGAGGAAGCGAATAATGGAAACCCGTGGTTCCATGACATCAAGGAATACTTGGAAAGGGGAGAATATCCAGAGCACACTACACACACTCAGAAGAGACGCTTCGAAGATTGA